From Halodesulfovibrio sp., a single genomic window includes:
- a CDS encoding radical SAM protein, whose protein sequence is MIFSHPEPANYKTRILPVFMPFAGCKTRCVYCAQTVQTGTAEAQLKNVYTSLQQNLASADSGSGYEIAFYGGTFTALPFEWQQRFVALAKDYKESGVVTGVRCSTRPDAINQDQLLQLKDAGLRTVELGVQSYNNRVLANSKRGYDEETIVSACNTVKESGLTLGIQLLPGLPGMDENIFQNDIDKTCALSPSVVRLYPCLVFKQTVLASWHARGEFSPWQMEETVQRLGRGLLELWKHGIRVIRIGVAQEDGLTENLIAGPFHSAMGNMVRSEALRCLLEEKMQQLSKPFSRLFLPQRYQGELWGYKGIHRSFWAEKGMTPDTVLSWKLPIFQMD, encoded by the coding sequence ATGATTTTTTCTCACCCAGAGCCTGCAAATTACAAGACCCGCATCTTGCCGGTGTTTATGCCTTTTGCCGGTTGTAAAACACGCTGTGTGTATTGCGCACAGACTGTTCAGACTGGAACAGCTGAAGCACAATTGAAAAATGTATACACTTCGTTACAGCAAAATCTTGCAAGCGCTGATAGTGGTTCCGGGTATGAAATAGCATTTTATGGTGGAACATTCACCGCACTGCCGTTTGAATGGCAACAGCGTTTTGTAGCGCTTGCAAAAGATTACAAAGAGTCCGGAGTGGTTACCGGAGTGCGCTGCTCTACACGTCCTGACGCAATTAATCAAGACCAGTTGCTGCAACTTAAAGACGCTGGTTTGCGTACTGTAGAATTAGGTGTACAAAGTTATAATAACAGAGTTTTAGCCAATAGCAAGCGTGGTTATGACGAAGAGACGATAGTGAGTGCTTGCAATACAGTAAAAGAGAGTGGTCTCACTCTCGGTATCCAGCTGCTTCCTGGGCTTCCGGGCATGGATGAAAATATTTTTCAGAACGATATTGATAAAACATGTGCTCTTTCTCCATCTGTTGTTCGGCTATACCCTTGCCTTGTGTTTAAACAGACTGTTTTAGCGTCATGGCATGCGCGTGGTGAGTTTTCTCCTTGGCAAATGGAAGAGACCGTGCAACGCCTCGGCAGAGGGTTGCTGGAGTTATGGAAGCACGGAATTCGCGTTATCCGCATTGGTGTGGCTCAGGAAGATGGGCTTACAGAGAATTTGATTGCCGGACCGTTTCATTCCGCTATGGGTAATATGGTACGTAGTGAAGCGTTGCGCTGTTTGCTTGAAGAAAAGATGCAGCAGTTGTCCAAGCCGTTTTCACGACTGTTTTTGCCTCAACGATACCAAGGAGAGCTTTGGGGCTACAAAGGAATTCACAGAAGTTTTTGGGCAGAAAAAGGAATGACACCGGACACGGTGTTA